The Methylocystis sp. ATCC 49242 region CGCACGGAGAGGTTGTTGGCCTCCGCGCGACTTGAGGCGCGAGCCTGGGCGCGCTGCACCTTGGGCAGGATGCCGAGCAGGTTCTCGATGTGATGCCCCATCTCATGCGAGATGACGTAAGCGTAAGCAAAATCGCCGCCGCCGCCGAAGCGCTGTTTCATGTCCCGGAAGAAGGAGGTGTCGAGATAGATGCGCTGGTCGATCGGGCAATAGAAAGGACCCATCGCCGACTGCGCCATGCCGCAACGCGAGCTGGTGACGCCGTCGAAGAGGACGAGACGCGGCGGCTGGAACTGGATGCCCTTCTGCCGAGGCAGCACTTCCGACCAGACTTCCTCGTTGGAGCCCAGCACCTTGGAGACAAAGAGGCCCAGCTGATCCGTTGGCGCGCCCTGCTCCCCGCGCGGCGCCTCCTGACGCGTGACCTGGCTGGGCCCGCGCATCTTGTTCAGCATCTCGGCGCCGCCGATGAGAATGGCGGGATTGACGCCCAGCGCCCAGCCGATGATGCCCAGTATGACCATTGTGCCGAGGCCGATACCGCCCGCGCCCATGCCGGGTCCTCCGGCGACCATCGGTCCTTCCTGGCCGCGGCGGTCCTCAATGTTCTCGGATGTCTGTAAATCTTCCCATTTCATATTCGCTGGCTCCGCCGGGGCCGAACTCAGGGCCGCCCGAAAACCTATTTAATGGACGCGGGCGGGCCTGTGTAGGGGAATAGCGACGGCTCAGGCCTTCTCGGGCAGGTTGAGCCGGATGTGCAG contains the following coding sequences:
- a CDS encoding neutral zinc metallopeptidase, whose product is MKWEDLQTSENIEDRRGQEGPMVAGGPGMGAGGIGLGTMVILGIIGWALGVNPAILIGGAEMLNKMRGPSQVTRQEAPRGEQGAPTDQLGLFVSKVLGSNEEVWSEVLPRQKGIQFQPPRLVLFDGVTSSRCGMAQSAMGPFYCPIDQRIYLDTSFFRDMKQRFGGGGDFAYAYVISHEMGHHIENLLGILPKVQRAQARASSRAEANNLSVRVELMADCLAGVWANNGNARRQFLEEGDIEKAVAAAQAIGDDRLQKAQRGYVVPDSFTHGSSAQRTQYLLKGLQTGSIDACNTFAR